Sequence from the Pedobacter sp. D749 genome:
TGTTATGTAAAGTACTTTGTATTTCAAAGTAAAAGCTAAAAACTGAATATTCCAAAAAAAAGTTGAAGATTTTCGACATGATCATTTTTTTATCTTCTTGTATTGAAATTGGAAATAGGAGCGAGATGTGCTTAAAGATGGTGGAGCAGGGGGGCTACTTGAAGTGAATTTACACCAGGTAAGGGGCTAATTTAAAAAGCAAAAGCGCCAGCATCGCGCTGGCGCTCTTGTTATCATTAACTAAACTAAATCAACGCACTGCTGCTAGCAGTTGTCTCATTCGTTAAACAAATATCCTTCAGATTGACAATTAAAACGAAGATGGTTGTTAAATAGGGAAAATGTCCTGTTGAGTGGGTTTTGGCGGAATTTAATTTCGTTTGTAGTTTTAATTATACTTTAAAACAAGATTTTGTTCTTTTTTTATGATCTGCATAAGGGTTTAATAGAGAGTATTCATATATTTGGGTATTCATTATAAAACTAAGCCTAAAAGAAATAAATAGACTAATCACTATAATGGAATTATACACTCCTGACCAAACTGACAGAGATATTTTAGCACTTTTACAAAAAGATGCAAGGCTAACCTACAAAGAACTTGCCGCTATACTACATCTTTCAAAATCTCCGATTCAGGAACGTGTAAAACGCCTGGAACGTTTAGGGTTCATTTCTTCTGTAGTGGCATTAATTGATCCTAATAAATTCGGCAACTGTATGATCTGTTATTTGCAGGTTCAGCTTACCAATCATTCTGTTAATACTTTCAGGTTATTTCAGCAGGAGGTAAGCAAATTCGATGAAGTATTGGAATGTTATCATACTACGGGCGGCTTTGATTTTATGTTAAAGGTTGTTGCCAGAAATATGATCGCTTATAACGATTTCCTAACCAACAAATTTGGTCGCTTGGATAACATAGGTACCCTGAATAGTTCACTTGTAATTACACAGGCCAAACGCGAAACTGCCCTGCCTGTTTAGAACTTAAAATAATCTATTTACTTTGATGATTCGTAACAAATCAACCTGATATAAACTTGATCGAAAACTGTGTTTCGTTAGGTTGTATTGTTTTTAGCGAGAAATCAAAGCCATGGTTTAAAAGAATTTCGCGCACTAAGGTCAGTCCAATTCCCTGTCCATCTTTTTTAGTGCTGAAGAATGGGCTGAACAGCTGTTCAGTATCTTGTTGAGAGATTCCCTTTCCGGTATCTGAAATGGTGAGCATTTGTTTAGACTGATCTAACGTTAACGTAATTTTTCCTGTATTTTCGATGGCTTCAATTGCATTTTTAATAATATTGATCAGTGCCTGTTCCATTTGTTCAACATCGGCCGGGATAAAATAGCTTTCATGAGACCCTTCGAAATCAATTTTAATATTTTTTTCGTTTGCCGGAAAATACATGAGTTCAGTAACCGATTTTATCAGTTCAACCAGGTTTATTCTTTTTCTGTTTGCCGCTGGTAGTTTAACCAGATCTGCAAAGTTGCGCATAAAAATATTTAGGTTCTGATTCCTGTCAACAGCAACCTTTAATGCATTTTTCAAGGAATAGTCCTGTTCGTTTAGCCACAGATTTTCTTGTGATAGCGCAGTATTGATGATCGAATTTACCGGTCCTACCGTATTGTTTACTTCGTGTGCCATCATTCGGATCACTTTATTGTATACACCTTTCTCTGCCGCAAAAATTTCGGCGGTTACCTCTTCTATCATGATGAAAATACGCTCAAAACCCCGGTCAATAAACCTTGATTTCTGGATCTTATAGGTATGCACCCCGTTAACGCGCACTACTTTAGAACTGCCCGTTTTTAGTTCATATATCTGGTTTTCAATCAGATGTTGGTTGTTGTTTAAAATTTCGGTCGCTTTTGGGTTAATTTGTTTAACCTGCTTATCATAATCTAAAATAATAATGCCTGTAGGCGAGGTTTGAATCAGTTTTTCGAGAAAAAAGTGCTGTTCTTGTTGTTTGGTCCGTTCGGTTCTAAGTTCATCGATCATCCGGTTGTAAACATCTACCAGCTCATCTACTTCCTTTTTGCCGGTAGACAGAAATTTAACATTAAAATCTTTATCCTTTATTGCCGAAACACCCTGACTCAAATAGCTAAGCGGCGCAATTAACTGTTTGTATAAACTCAGCGAAATCAATATCGAAATGATAATAAATACCTCAGCAAGCAAGAAAATAAGCTTATTTTCTTTAAAAATGAAGTAGCTCATCACCAGACAGATCAAGTGGAGCAGCACTAAAAAAAGGATATATTTAGTCTTCAGTTTCATTAAAAGGGATTTGATATTTTTCTAACCGGCGGTAAAGTGCATTTCGCGTAATCCCCAAAGATGCAGCGGCTTTTGTAATCCTGTTTTTATGGAAATTCATGGCTTGTTTAACCATTTCAGCTTCCATCTGCTCTAAAGTCATCGTGCCAACACCAGGCAGTTTAACTTTTTCGTTCCTTAAAGGGGATAAATTCAGTTGAGATTGAAACTCATCGATTCCCAATTCATTTTTATGGCTGATCAATACTGTTCGTTCTACCAGGTTTTTTAACTGCCTGATGTTTCCTGGCAAGGCCAGTTGTTGCAACCAGCGCATTGCTGCTGAGGAGATGGATAAATCAGGACGATCGTAAATCTCTTTCATGTTGTTAATGAAGAAATTTACAAGTAATGGAATATCTGATGGACGTTCTCTTAAAGCAGGCAGATGAATGGTAATTAAATTGATCCGGTACAATAAATCTTCTCTGAACAGACCCGAAGCTACCATTTCGTTCAGGTTTTTATTGGTTGCGCAAACTACCCTGGTATCAACCGTTTTGGTACGGCTGCTGCCCAAAACCTCGTAAGTTCTGTCTTGCAGCACCCTTAGTAGTTTTACCTGACTCGAAGCTTCCAGATCGCCAATTTCATCCAGAAATATAGTACCCTTGTTTGCCATTTCAAAACGGCCTGTTCTGTCAAAACGGGCATCGGTAAACGCACCCCGAACATGTCCAAACATTTCACTCTCAAATAAAGAGGAAGAAATGCCGCCCAGGTTTACTTTTACAAAGGCTTTACTCATGCGGGTGCTGTTTTCGTGGATGGCTTCTGCAATCAGCTCTTTTCCCGTTCCACTTTCACCTGTAATCAGAATTGAGGCATTGGTAGATGCTACACGACCAACGTTTTCGAGAATAGCCAGCAAACCAGGATCTTGGCCAATAATCTGCTTGAAATTATATTTTTTATCGAGTTCTTTTCGGCTTCTTGATATTACTTTTTTGCCGTTTAACTGTAGTAACGTTTCTACCGACTGTAATACATATTCATTGCTCCATGGTTTATTGATAAAATCATTTGCACCCAGTTTCATTCCTTCTACAGCGAGTTCGATGCTTGCCCAGCCCGTGATCAATATTATGGGTAAAGCGGCATCGAAATCCCTGATTTTTTTGAGCAGGTCCATACCTTCTTTACCCGAAGTACCAATCGAAAAGTTCAGATCCAGAATAATAAGTTCAGGCTTTTGGGTTTTTACCACCTCAAAAGCCTGAACAGGACTATCTGTACTTACGATTTCATTCCCAGTGTTTTTTAAAAGAAGCGAAAGTGAAGTACGTACAGCTATATCGTCATCAACAATTAATATCATATGCGAAGTTAAGATAAGTTATTCTTCATGCAATGCAACAGCAGGATGGATGTTAGCCGCCTGTTTACCGGGATATAAAGAGCAAAACAAAACCAATAGATAAATGAATGCCACCGATAAGAGCATCGCAATGATATAAACACTTGCAGGAATATTAAAAACACTCAGTAATGGGAATTGTACAGCAAAGAAACAGCCAACCAGTAACGATATGGTAGCCAATATAATCGCTTCCATAACCAATTGATAAGAAACCGATCGGCCGCTTGCACCAATAGCCCTGCGCAAGCCGATTTCTCCTTTTCTCTTATTGATATTGTACCACAATACGCCAAATAAACCCAATGCAACATTAATAATCAGAAAACTGGCAATAATGATAAAAATAACCATTGGGATAATGGTTTGCCTATTTCTCTTATCGCGCATTTCATCTACATGTTGTATTTCCACAGCGTTATGCGTAGAGGTTGCCATAAATTTATACAATTTACTTTCAAAAGTGGCGTCTGCACTTTCGCGTACTTTAATTAAAACCGTACCAGTCCACTTTAAGTATCCCGTATCTAAAGGGCTGAACAAAGCATTACTGCCAGGCTGGAAATCTCCATTCGCTTTAATATCAGCTACTACGCCAATAACCTTTAATTTGTTTTTATCATCAAAATCGCCAATAAGCTTTCCTGTTGCTTTTTGTTTTCCAAACATCTCATTTTTTAAGGTTTCATTAATAATAACCCCTT
This genomic interval carries:
- a CDS encoding Lrp/AsnC family transcriptional regulator: MELYTPDQTDRDILALLQKDARLTYKELAAILHLSKSPIQERVKRLERLGFISSVVALIDPNKFGNCMICYLQVQLTNHSVNTFRLFQQEVSKFDEVLECYHTTGGFDFMLKVVARNMIAYNDFLTNKFGRLDNIGTLNSSLVITQAKRETALPV
- a CDS encoding PAS domain-containing sensor histidine kinase, whose product is MKLKTKYILFLVLLHLICLVMSYFIFKENKLIFLLAEVFIIISILISLSLYKQLIAPLSYLSQGVSAIKDKDFNVKFLSTGKKEVDELVDVYNRMIDELRTERTKQQEQHFFLEKLIQTSPTGIIILDYDKQVKQINPKATEILNNNQHLIENQIYELKTGSSKVVRVNGVHTYKIQKSRFIDRGFERIFIMIEEVTAEIFAAEKGVYNKVIRMMAHEVNNTVGPVNSIINTALSQENLWLNEQDYSLKNALKVAVDRNQNLNIFMRNFADLVKLPAANRKRINLVELIKSVTELMYFPANEKNIKIDFEGSHESYFIPADVEQMEQALINIIKNAIEAIENTGKITLTLDQSKQMLTISDTGKGISQQDTEQLFSPFFSTKKDGQGIGLTLVREILLNHGFDFSLKTIQPNETQFSIKFISG
- a CDS encoding sigma-54 dependent transcriptional regulator, which translates into the protein MILIVDDDIAVRTSLSLLLKNTGNEIVSTDSPVQAFEVVKTQKPELIILDLNFSIGTSGKEGMDLLKKIRDFDAALPIILITGWASIELAVEGMKLGANDFINKPWSNEYVLQSVETLLQLNGKKVISRSRKELDKKYNFKQIIGQDPGLLAILENVGRVASTNASILITGESGTGKELIAEAIHENSTRMSKAFVKVNLGGISSSLFESEMFGHVRGAFTDARFDRTGRFEMANKGTIFLDEIGDLEASSQVKLLRVLQDRTYEVLGSSRTKTVDTRVVCATNKNLNEMVASGLFREDLLYRINLITIHLPALRERPSDIPLLVNFFINNMKEIYDRPDLSISSAAMRWLQQLALPGNIRQLKNLVERTVLISHKNELGIDEFQSQLNLSPLRNEKVKLPGVGTMTLEQMEAEMVKQAMNFHKNRITKAAASLGITRNALYRRLEKYQIPFNETED
- a CDS encoding ABC transporter permease, with product MFKHLFKLIWNKRKQNFLFLSEILISFLVKFAVFSYLTYYYQNYSKPLGFDYKRVWSVAYGNGQLPKNRDSLVTFYDNLTKSLKAMPQIESISLSSSNYPYSDSFMSTGLTHNRRKYDRVSNYMVGNDYQKVWNVSLLEGRWFLPEDAVSKDKGVIINETLKNEMFGKQKATGKLIGDFDDKNKLKVIGVVADIKANGDFQPGSNALFSPLDTGYLKWTGTVLIKVRESADATFESKLYKFMATSTHNAVEIQHVDEMRDKRNRQTIIPMVIFIIIASFLIINVALGLFGVLWYNINKRKGEIGLRRAIGASGRSVSYQLVMEAIILATISLLVGCFFAVQFPLLSVFNIPASVYIIAMLLSVAFIYLLVLFCSLYPGKQAANIHPAVALHEE